A genome region from Deinococcus cellulosilyticus NBRC 106333 = KACC 11606 includes the following:
- the serA gene encoding phosphoglycerate dehydrogenase, whose protein sequence is MYRVLICDEMNPGELNHQGFDIEYIPNMAREDVLRRLPEFDALITRSRTRVDQELLDAGTKLRVVGRGGVGVDNIDLEYASRKGILVLNAPESNNVSAAELAIALLLASARGLIRTHTKTVSGVWDRKFLGVELKDKTLGIVGLGRIGSLVAARALGLKMKVVAFDPYVTDEKFKMLDVKRAQTLDELLGQVDALTVHTPLTEETEAMVGARELALLKKGAIVVNAARGNIIEEQALVDALHSGHLFAAGIDVFKDEPPAKDHPFLTAPNLAITAHLGANTVEAQERVGAEIVDRVLAALKGDVSRGAVNAPAMDAHTQEVLGPYLEIARKLGKIQGQLLPGANDLEVEFYGEFPADTTPIVTSVLVGYLSGTTEEAPNMINARALAKERGLRVGTRALEEADYYQNEIRVIVRQGERKRTVGGTAFGNAPRLTRLRNFRVELEPQGYILICSNIDKPGAVAALSNYLASQNVNIAGMALGRSEKGGEALFTLTLDDKLSSQQLEAIRALDVIESAYLVEV, encoded by the coding sequence ATGTACCGTGTGCTGATCTGTGACGAAATGAACCCCGGCGAGCTGAACCATCAGGGGTTTGACATTGAATACATTCCGAACATGGCCCGGGAAGATGTCCTGCGCCGCCTGCCTGAGTTTGATGCCCTGATCACCCGTTCCCGCACCCGTGTGGACCAGGAACTCCTGGACGCTGGAACGAAACTGCGTGTGGTGGGCCGGGGTGGGGTGGGTGTGGACAACATCGACCTGGAGTATGCGTCCCGCAAGGGCATTCTGGTCCTGAACGCGCCCGAGTCCAACAACGTGTCTGCTGCAGAACTGGCGATTGCCCTCCTGCTGGCCTCTGCCCGTGGCCTGATCCGCACCCACACCAAAACGGTGAGTGGCGTGTGGGACCGCAAATTTCTTGGGGTGGAACTGAAAGACAAGACCCTGGGGATTGTCGGTCTGGGTCGCATTGGTTCCCTGGTGGCTGCCCGTGCCCTGGGCCTGAAGATGAAAGTGGTCGCCTTCGACCCTTACGTCACCGATGAGAAATTCAAGATGCTGGACGTGAAACGCGCCCAGACCCTGGATGAGCTTCTGGGTCAGGTGGATGCCCTCACCGTTCACACCCCCCTCACCGAGGAAACCGAAGCCATGGTGGGTGCCCGTGAACTGGCCCTGCTGAAAAAAGGTGCCATTGTGGTGAATGCGGCCCGGGGCAACATCATCGAAGAGCAGGCCCTGGTGGACGCTCTGCACAGCGGTCACCTGTTCGCTGCAGGCATCGACGTGTTCAAAGATGAGCCTCCGGCCAAAGACCACCCCTTCCTGACCGCGCCCAATCTGGCGATCACCGCCCACCTCGGGGCCAACACTGTGGAAGCCCAGGAGCGTGTGGGTGCAGAAATCGTGGACCGTGTGCTGGCCGCCCTCAAAGGGGACGTGTCCAGAGGTGCAGTGAATGCCCCTGCCATGGACGCCCACACCCAGGAGGTCCTCGGGCCGTACCTGGAAATTGCCCGTAAGCTCGGCAAAATCCAGGGGCAACTGCTCCCTGGTGCCAACGATCTGGAAGTGGAGTTCTATGGGGAATTCCCCGCAGACACCACTCCCATCGTGACCAGTGTGCTGGTGGGCTACCTGAGCGGCACCACCGAAGAAGCCCCCAACATGATCAACGCCCGCGCCCTTGCCAAAGAGCGTGGCCTGCGCGTTGGAACCCGTGCTCTGGAAGAAGCCGACTACTACCAGAACGAAATCCGCGTGATTGTCCGCCAGGGCGAGCGCAAGCGCACCGTGGGAGGAACCGCCTTCGGCAATGCACCCCGCCTGACCCGTCTGCGCAACTTCCGTGTGGAGCTTGAGCCCCAGGGTTACATCCTGATCTGCTCCAACATCGACAAGCCCGGTGCAGTGGCCGCCCTCTCCAACTACCTCGCCAGCCAGAACGTGAACATCGCAGGCATGGCCCTGGGCCGTTCCGAGAAAGGTGGAGAGGCCCTCTTCACCCTGACCCTGGACGACAAACTGAGCAGCCAGCAACTCGAAGCCATCCGGGCCCTGGATGTGATTGAGAGCGCCTACCTCGTAGAGGTCTGA
- a CDS encoding permease prefix domain 1-containing protein translates to MMSRAERYIQICTRGLPPKSRHLVALELRGHIEERTHELMASGLPRPEAVSRTLEELGAPGAVGSSFRHVHWNPTLMRTLMLAALVVALSPGLFRSHLPVLALTNEAFIQRQQAQELLDNLGIAAPVEFPEPPHGTRFLYEGNRLARTPSLRWNDQPFVNISYLLLALQQAGPVKVDGWTNPVLSVENTRVSLGTPERPLTAHPIYISELQRIVSSNYLDGRFQFATPSSQYNRSFYFLSAPRGAGEIYALVSAHRTPSGLEFSMDVVPASRDGTLNFELGYNFTSIQLHPTWDSFQRASHTAPFAASDRQPLPALLLALPTTLDGSFKEIPKTGVYTSN, encoded by the coding sequence ATGATGAGCCGCGCCGAGCGTTACATCCAGATCTGCACCCGTGGCCTGCCCCCCAAAAGCAGACACCTGGTCGCCCTGGAACTGCGCGGACACATCGAGGAACGCACCCATGAATTGATGGCCTCGGGCCTCCCCAGACCCGAAGCCGTGAGCCGCACCCTCGAAGAACTCGGGGCACCCGGAGCGGTGGGCTCCAGTTTCCGGCATGTGCACTGGAACCCCACCCTGATGCGAACCCTGATGCTGGCCGCCCTGGTGGTGGCCCTCAGCCCTGGTCTCTTTCGGTCTCACCTGCCTGTTCTGGCCCTCACCAACGAGGCCTTCATCCAGCGACAACAGGCCCAGGAACTGCTGGACAACCTGGGGATTGCAGCACCCGTGGAATTTCCAGAACCCCCTCACGGGACCCGCTTCCTGTACGAAGGCAACAGGCTTGCCCGCACCCCCAGCCTGCGCTGGAACGACCAGCCCTTCGTGAACATCTCCTACCTGCTCCTCGCCCTGCAACAGGCCGGACCTGTCAAGGTGGATGGCTGGACCAACCCTGTGCTCTCGGTGGAAAACACCCGCGTCTCCCTGGGCACCCCGGAACGCCCCCTCACGGCGCACCCGATCTACATCAGCGAACTGCAACGCATTGTTTCCAGCAACTACCTGGATGGACGCTTTCAGTTTGCGACCCCCTCCAGCCAGTACAACCGCAGCTTCTACTTTCTCTCTGCCCCCAGAGGTGCGGGAGAAATTTACGCCCTGGTCTCTGCCCACCGCACCCCCTCCGGTCTGGAATTCAGCATGGACGTGGTTCCCGCCTCCAGAGACGGCACCCTGAATTTCGAGCTGGGGTACAACTTTACCTCCATCCAGTTGCATCCCACCTGGGACAGCTTTCAGCGGGCCTCACACACCGCCCCTTTTGCTGCCAGTGACAGGCAACCCCTACCAGCCCTGCTGCTCGCCCTGCCCACCACACTGGATGGGAGCTTCAAAGAGATTCCCAAAACCGGGGTTTACACGAGCAACTGA
- a CDS encoding PadR family transcriptional regulator: protein MDANLIKGHLDLILLSILEGEAKYGLEISKEAQDRTAGYFDLKVGSLYPALHRLEQAGLLSGEFRPAPKGGSLVKYYWLTDEGKVDLDRRRNEFTTFTRTVESLWR from the coding sequence ATGGACGCAAACCTCATCAAAGGCCATCTGGACCTGATCCTGCTCAGCATTCTGGAGGGGGAGGCCAAATATGGACTGGAAATCAGCAAAGAAGCCCAGGACCGCACTGCAGGCTATTTTGACCTGAAAGTGGGCAGCCTCTACCCCGCACTGCACCGTCTGGAACAGGCAGGACTGCTGTCTGGAGAATTCCGTCCCGCACCCAAAGGGGGCAGTCTGGTCAAGTATTACTGGCTCACCGATGAGGGCAAAGTGGACCTGGACCGCAGACGCAACGAATTCACCACCTTCACCCGCACCGTGGAATCCCTCTGGCGGTAA
- a CDS encoding cytochrome-c peroxidase: MVSPVKSLLLISLFGLMAAGPSGNPEYALGLPPLPPAAPEAVVRLGSKVFFDNTLSRDSHVACYSCHSPATAFADNQSTGRGVDFKLGTRNGPSLMNVTFLNTFMWDGRIGTLEEAVLAPFTNVREMGMKNLDEVLARLKKDPAYQQSFKQAFPDDAQPIQSSNLAKALTAFLSTLNFGNSAFDRYEYGKHQTALSAAQKRGLSIFRNQGRCTACHTINKEHALFTDEKFHVSGSTLSTSLAFTDIPLLKSKLDMAAKMPLGDAILTHPEVAEMGRFMVTRDPLDTARFRTPSLRNVAVTFPYFHDGSTSSLKLAVLQEANTHENDLAPEDIDDLVAFLHSLTSEVVP, from the coding sequence ATGGTGTCCCCCGTCAAAAGTCTGCTGCTCATTTCCCTGTTTGGCCTGATGGCCGCAGGGCCTTCTGGCAACCCGGAGTACGCCCTGGGGCTCCCTCCGCTGCCTCCTGCTGCACCAGAAGCTGTGGTTCGGCTGGGATCGAAGGTGTTCTTTGACAACACCCTCAGCCGGGACAGCCATGTGGCGTGCTACAGCTGTCACAGTCCTGCCACCGCTTTCGCAGACAACCAGAGCACCGGGCGTGGGGTGGATTTCAAACTGGGCACCCGCAACGGACCCAGCCTGATGAACGTGACTTTCCTGAACACCTTCATGTGGGATGGGAGGATTGGCACCCTGGAGGAGGCTGTGCTGGCCCCCTTCACCAATGTGCGGGAGATGGGCATGAAAAACCTCGATGAGGTGCTGGCAAGACTGAAAAAAGATCCTGCTTACCAGCAGAGCTTCAAACAGGCTTTCCCTGATGATGCTCAGCCCATCCAGAGCAGCAACCTTGCAAAAGCCCTCACGGCCTTCCTGAGCACCCTGAACTTCGGGAACTCTGCTTTTGACCGTTATGAGTACGGCAAGCACCAGACGGCTCTGTCTGCAGCCCAGAAACGGGGCCTCTCCATCTTCAGAAACCAGGGCAGGTGCACCGCCTGCCACACCATCAACAAAGAACATGCCCTCTTCACCGATGAGAAGTTCCATGTCAGCGGAAGCACACTGAGCACCTCTCTGGCCTTCACGGACATCCCCTTGCTGAAAAGCAAACTGGACATGGCAGCAAAAATGCCTCTTGGGGACGCCATCCTGACCCACCCAGAAGTGGCAGAGATGGGCCGTTTCATGGTGACCCGTGACCCACTGGACACCGCCAGATTCCGCACGCCCAGCCTCAGGAATGTGGCCGTCACCTTCCCCTACTTCCACGATGGCAGCACCTCCAGCCTGAAACTCGCCGTCCTGCAGGAGGCCAACACCCACGAAAACGATCTGGCTCCCGAGGACATTGATGATCTGGTGGCGTTTTTGCACAGCCTGACCAGTGAAGTGGTGCCGTGA
- a CDS encoding pyridoxal-phosphate-dependent aminotransferase family protein produces the protein MSAFNRPRLLAPGPVEVSPDTLRSLSQTQIHHRTPEARKAVLEARENLSKLLGTDFEVLITTTSGTGAFEAAIVSLLEDGAEVVCAEAGKFGKRWGQMAEKLGYGVTYVSTEWGKALRPDDVAAAVEGKKALFITHSETSTGVLHDLQAIAKAVRAVNPDLLIYVDAVTSFAVAELRPTEWDLDVIVSGSQKGVAAPPGLGFAMLSPRALEVLNSGKANPRRYYLDLAKELKSQKNGETAQTPAINLIQALNVSTSRLVSIPLEDLWTEKEKMNNALVAAGLALGCTNFAERVSPATAALVPPAPLSGKQVADAMKARGARAAAGQDAFKDSMFRISLMGYYDRYDALAVAGILEDVFAGLGVQFERGVAVKAAWDALKNAAPELVSK, from the coding sequence ATGAGCGCATTCAACCGTCCACGTCTGCTTGCCCCGGGTCCTGTGGAAGTCTCGCCGGACACCTTGCGCAGCCTGTCCCAGACCCAGATCCACCACCGCACTCCTGAGGCCCGAAAAGCCGTTCTGGAAGCCAGAGAGAACCTCTCAAAACTCCTCGGAACCGATTTTGAGGTGCTGATCACCACCACCTCCGGGACCGGTGCTTTCGAGGCAGCCATTGTGAGCCTGCTGGAAGATGGAGCAGAAGTGGTGTGTGCCGAGGCCGGAAAATTCGGCAAACGCTGGGGCCAGATGGCCGAGAAGCTCGGTTATGGCGTGACTTACGTCAGCACCGAGTGGGGCAAGGCCCTCAGACCGGATGACGTTGCTGCTGCCGTGGAAGGCAAAAAAGCCCTGTTCATCACCCACAGTGAAACCAGCACAGGGGTGCTGCATGACCTTCAGGCCATTGCAAAAGCCGTGCGTGCGGTGAACCCTGACCTCCTGATCTATGTGGACGCTGTGACCAGCTTTGCGGTGGCTGAACTCCGCCCCACAGAGTGGGACCTGGATGTGATTGTTTCCGGTTCCCAGAAAGGTGTCGCTGCCCCTCCCGGCCTGGGTTTTGCCATGCTGTCCCCCAGGGCACTGGAGGTGCTGAATTCTGGCAAGGCCAATCCCAGACGCTATTACCTGGACCTCGCCAAGGAGCTGAAGAGCCAGAAGAACGGCGAGACCGCCCAGACCCCGGCCATCAACCTGATTCAGGCCCTGAATGTCAGCACATCCCGACTGGTCAGCATCCCTCTGGAAGACCTGTGGACCGAGAAGGAAAAAATGAACAATGCCCTGGTGGCCGCAGGTCTGGCCCTGGGCTGCACCAACTTCGCAGAACGGGTGTCTCCTGCGACGGCTGCACTGGTGCCCCCTGCTCCCCTCAGTGGAAAGCAGGTTGCTGATGCCATGAAGGCCAGAGGCGCACGTGCGGCTGCAGGTCAGGACGCCTTCAAGGACAGCATGTTCCGCATTTCCCTGATGGGCTATTACGACCGCTATGATGCGCTGGCTGTGGCTGGAATTCTGGAAGATGTCTTCGCTGGCCTGGGTGTGCAATTTGAACGTGGAGTGGCTGTAAAAGCAGCCTGGGACGCCCTGAAGAATGCTGCGCCTGAACTGGTGAGCAAGTAA
- a CDS encoding MFS transporter, giving the protein MKPTAKKKTESGLMLLMAAISIEFMDELVDGVSGAAWPLIQQDLSLSYLQVGILLGAPALLANLIEPILSLLADLGWRRRLLLWGGVGYTIGMALIAMVGGFWGLLAAMVLYYPASGMFVNLMQAAWMDAEPERREQNMAKWALAGSVGNVLGPLLISFLAFLGLGWRPGFVLLAVLMGLALWFAFRIRHLLEEPAPPTEQETLLEGLKGAGQALLKKDVRLYLILLEFANLMLDIFRGFIALYFVDVVGTGEAQAALAVTVLTGVGLLGDALVVPLLERVSGLAYMRVSVVLILLLFPIFMLTPGLVPKLVLLGLLGILTSGWYAILQARLYASLPEKSGTVLALGSIAGLVGGLFPLLLGAWAQLYGLNSAMWLLIAGPVVLLLGLPARDRMLGKGV; this is encoded by the coding sequence ATGAAACCGACAGCAAAGAAAAAAACGGAATCTGGCCTGATGCTGCTGATGGCAGCGATCAGCATTGAATTCATGGACGAACTGGTGGATGGGGTGAGCGGAGCCGCATGGCCCCTCATCCAGCAGGATCTGTCTCTCTCCTACCTGCAGGTGGGCATTCTGCTGGGTGCCCCGGCACTGCTTGCCAACCTGATCGAGCCCATCCTCAGCCTCCTGGCAGATCTGGGATGGAGGAGAAGGCTGCTGTTGTGGGGAGGGGTGGGCTACACCATCGGCATGGCCCTGATTGCCATGGTGGGTGGTTTCTGGGGACTGCTGGCGGCAATGGTGCTGTATTACCCTGCATCAGGCATGTTCGTGAACCTGATGCAGGCGGCCTGGATGGATGCAGAGCCCGAAAGGCGGGAGCAGAACATGGCAAAGTGGGCCCTGGCAGGCTCAGTGGGCAATGTGCTGGGACCTCTGTTGATCAGCTTCCTTGCTTTTCTGGGTCTGGGCTGGCGGCCCGGGTTCGTCTTGCTGGCCGTCCTGATGGGACTTGCCCTTTGGTTTGCCTTCCGCATCCGTCACCTGCTGGAAGAACCCGCACCTCCCACAGAACAGGAAACCCTGCTTGAGGGTCTGAAAGGGGCAGGTCAGGCCCTGCTGAAAAAAGACGTGCGGCTGTACCTGATCCTGCTGGAATTCGCCAACCTGATGCTGGACATCTTCCGGGGTTTCATCGCCCTGTATTTCGTGGATGTGGTGGGCACAGGAGAAGCACAGGCCGCCCTGGCCGTCACTGTCCTGACCGGAGTGGGCCTGCTGGGAGATGCCCTGGTGGTGCCCCTGCTGGAAAGGGTTTCTGGTCTGGCCTACATGCGGGTCAGTGTGGTCCTGATCCTGCTGCTCTTCCCAATTTTCATGCTCACTCCAGGACTTGTGCCCAAACTTGTCCTGCTGGGCCTTCTGGGCATCCTGACCTCAGGCTGGTACGCAATCCTGCAGGCCCGACTGTACGCCAGCCTTCCCGAAAAAAGTGGCACAGTTCTGGCCCTGGGAAGCATTGCAGGACTTGTGGGAGGTCTTTTCCCTCTCCTGCTGGGGGCCTGGGCGCAACTGTACGGCCTGAACTCGGCCATGTGGCTCCTGATTGCAGGACCTGTGGTTTTGCTGCTGGGGTTGCCTGCAAGGGACCGGATGCTGGGGAAGGGGGTGTGA
- a CDS encoding outer membrane protein assembly factor BamB family protein: MKQLILTLLLALPLAHAQSLTFRGDARHSGTYQTSGPETLQGVKWKFQTGGPVRSTPAVTADALYFGSNDGTFYAVKRDSGELLWKHQTTAPINSSATVQDGKVYFGGHDGYLYALDQQTGQPIWKLQLDAEQIYPYDEWDFFSSSPVIENGILYIGSDMGAVYAVDAATGTEVWKSQLPAKSPMRSTPTVVGDQLIVAGYDKNFYSLDRKTGEVQWTRIIFNIGQSTASTDGKNFFVGLRGSTSAQGIDLKNGESLWVFPDSPSWVPSSPAYDQGMVYIGGSDSHNLYAIKADTGAKVWAYNTDGYLFSSPAVTPSMVFTGSYDNTVYGVDRSTGQLKWKFTTGDHVVSSPVPFGNELYIGSDDGFLYALH; this comes from the coding sequence ATGAAACAACTGATCCTGACCCTGCTGCTTGCCCTGCCCTTAGCCCATGCCCAGAGCCTGACTTTTCGAGGAGATGCCCGGCACTCTGGCACCTACCAGACCAGCGGTCCCGAAACCCTGCAGGGGGTGAAATGGAAGTTCCAGACGGGCGGTCCTGTGCGGTCCACCCCTGCAGTGACTGCAGATGCGCTCTATTTTGGCAGCAATGACGGCACCTTCTACGCGGTGAAGCGGGATTCTGGGGAACTGCTCTGGAAGCACCAGACCACCGCCCCCATCAACTCCTCTGCCACCGTGCAAGACGGCAAAGTGTACTTTGGCGGACATGACGGGTACCTTTATGCCCTGGACCAGCAGACCGGACAGCCCATCTGGAAACTGCAACTTGATGCAGAGCAGATCTATCCCTATGATGAATGGGATTTCTTCAGTTCCTCTCCGGTGATCGAAAATGGCATCCTGTACATCGGGAGCGACATGGGCGCAGTTTATGCGGTGGATGCCGCCACAGGAACAGAAGTCTGGAAATCTCAGCTTCCTGCAAAATCCCCCATGCGTTCCACACCCACAGTGGTGGGAGACCAGTTGATTGTCGCCGGGTACGACAAGAACTTTTACAGCCTGGACAGAAAGACCGGGGAGGTGCAGTGGACCCGGATCATCTTCAACATTGGCCAGAGCACCGCATCCACCGATGGCAAGAACTTCTTTGTGGGCCTCAGGGGCAGCACCAGTGCCCAGGGCATCGACCTGAAAAATGGAGAATCCCTCTGGGTCTTTCCAGATTCTCCCTCCTGGGTGCCCTCTTCCCCTGCTTACGATCAGGGCATGGTTTACATCGGAGGGTCAGACAGCCACAACCTGTATGCCATCAAAGCGGACACTGGAGCGAAAGTGTGGGCCTACAACACCGATGGGTACCTGTTCTCCTCCCCCGCAGTGACCCCTTCCATGGTCTTCACAGGCAGTTACGACAACACGGTGTACGGAGTGGACCGCAGCACAGGGCAGCTGAAATGGAAATTCACCACCGGAGATCATGTGGTCAGCAGTCCGGTGCCTTTCGGGAATGAGCTGTACATCGGCAGCGATGATGGCTTTCTCTACGCCCTACACTGA